One Ostrea edulis chromosome 2, xbOstEdul1.1, whole genome shotgun sequence genomic region harbors:
- the LOC125682347 gene encoding nose resistant to fluoxetine protein 6-like: MRMFGFGAVFVAFCAICDADIQFPSYEDLISFDVRLLNPKPLSNVTNRLLELKSVVNQVHDVNFLKSLADSNGDTLKSSAEDGSVLFADKYNVSETCRDHWNRAFTALRANEYWALKMIDSSAKIESGVLDGNTKWLGSYDECFNLEVPVKHFNISSIETQFCFAHIPLKLAYIPLETDIGLCAPKACSQRDLMELYNELLGIVQSVIPTSNPIYASYVYCPEKPEIDTRAIVAISILGVFAALILISTTYDVVKQLLSRTDRSSMKTVPDQSVEISTGEKTPLLMDEKANMIKKEESILEKLLLSFSAYTNGKKLLQVNQSAGTLTALNGIRFLSISWVVLGHSYAFIMGEMSNSYSGYAMLSKRWSFQAVINALVSVDSFFALSGLLLSYLTLKEMKKGKGTFRINWFMFYFHRFWRLTPVYMIVLMISACLGRYFGDGPVWPKDGFERNFCKDTWWRNLLYINNLFNDDQCFGVSWYLANDMQFFILSPLMLVPLYFFYPVGIGICFVWLLGSAITPGVISNVLDLPPSTFGGGGSEQGRADYSNNYYIRPYCRIGPYIVGIIVGSLLYKTDCKVKINKFLNLLLWLIFATLAIVVLYGLHDPISHPDDILNRDVSALYNATHKIVWGACVCWVIFACATGNGGFVNTLLSWSPFVPLARLSYCIYLTHATVMYAFIYSQRTEFYMDDINAIYLFLGHLVLSTMTAFVASVAFEAPMMGLEKILLRRRQRR; encoded by the exons ATGCGGATGTTCGGTTTTGGCGCTGTTTTTGTAGCGTTTTGTGCAATTTGTGATGCCGATATACAGTTTCCATCTTATGAAGACCTCATATCGTTCGACGTCAGATTGTTAAATCCAAAACCCCTAAGTAACGTCACAAACCGGCTGCTAGAGCTGAAGTCTGTTGTTAATCAAGTACATGATGTCAATTTCCTAAAATCCTTAGCAGATTCTAATGGTGACACTTTGAAATCATCAGCAGAAGACGGATCTGTTCTATTCGCTGACAAATATAACGTGTCGGAAACCTGTCGAGATCACTGGAATCGCGCGTTCACAGCACTGAGGGCGAATGAGTACTGGGCTCTCAAAA tGATTGACTCTTCCgccaaaattgaatctggagtTTTAGATGGCAACACTAAATGGCTGGGATCCTATGATGAGTGCTTTAATTTGGAAGTTCCAGTGAAGCATTTCAACATCAGTTCGATTGAGACACAATTCTGTTTTGCTCACATACCTTTAAAACTGGCGTATATTCCTTTAGAG ACAGATATTGGCCTGTGTGCACCCAAAGCATGTTCACAGAGAGACTTGATGGAATTATACAACGAAT TATTGGGTATTGTACAAAGTGTGATACCCACGTCCAATCCAATCTACGCTTCCTATGTGTATTGTCCAGAGAAACCCGAAATCGACACAAGAGCCATTGTTGCCAT CTCCATACTTGGAGTGTTTGCCGCTTTGATATTGATAAGCACAACGTATGACGTTGTGAAGCAGTTGTTGTCTCGCACTGATCGTAGTTCAATGAAGACCGTGCCCGATCAATCAGTAGAAATCTCGACTGGCGAGAAAACTCCCCTACTGATGGATGAAAAGGCAAATATGATAAAAAAGGAAGAAT CAATACTGGAAAAGTTGCTGCTTTCGTTTTCTGCTTACACCAATGGGAAGAAGCTTCTCCAAGTGAATCAGTCCGCGGGAACACTGACTGCATTGAATGGGATACGGTTCCTCAGCATCTCCTGGGTCGTTCTCGGACACTCTTACGCATTCATTATGGGGGAAATGA GCAACTCCTATTCTGGATATGCAATGTTATCCAAACGCTGGTCCTTTCAAGCTGTCATCAATGCTCTGGTTTCGGTAGATTCTTTCTTTGCTTTAAG TGGCCTGCTGCTTTCCTACCTGACACTGAAGGAAATGAAGAAAGGGAAGGGGACTTTCAGGATCAATTGGTTCATGTTCTATTTCCACAGATTTTGGAG ATTAACTCCCGTGTACATGATTGTACTGATGATCAGTGCCTGTCTTGGACGGTACTTTGGAGATGGGCCAGTGTGGCCTAAGGACGGGTTCGAGAGAAACTTTTGTAAAGACACGTGGTGGAGAAATCTTCTTTACATCAATAATTTATTCAATGACGATCAG TGCTTTGGAGTTTCCTGGTACCTTGCAAACGATATGCAGTTCTTCATATTAAGTCCACTTATGCTTGTGCCGTTGTATTT CTTTTATCCAGTAGGAATAGGCATCTGTTTTGTTTGGCTGCTCGGATCTGCTATAACACCAGGGGTTATCTCAAACGTCTTGGATCTTCCACCATCAACGTTTGGCGGCGGAGGATCGGAACA AGGAAGAGCAGATTACTCCAATAACTACTACATCAGACCCTACTGTAGGATAGGACCCTATATTGTCGGAATCATTGTTGGATCATTATTATACAAAACAGACTGTAAAGTGAAGATCAATAAG TTCTTGAATCTGCTCTTGTGGTTAATCTTCGCCACTCTGGCTATCGTAGTCCTGTACGGACTCCATGATCCTATCTCCCATCCGGATGATATCCTTAATCGTGATGTGTCAGCTCTCTACAATGCCACTCATAAGATTGTATGGGGAGCATGCGTATGCTGGGTTATATTTGCCTGTGCTACTGGAAATGGCG GATTCGTCAATACCCTGTTGTCGTGGTCTCCATTTGTTCCACTAGCTCGACTCTCGTATTGCATCTATCTGACTCACGCCACTGTGATGTATGCTTTTATATATAGCCAACGTACAGAATTTTATATGGATGACATCAACGCG ATCTATCTATTCCTTGGCCATCTTGTTCTGTCTACTATGACAGCCTTTGTGGCCTCAGTTGCATTCGAGGCTCCGATGATGGGATTAGAGAAAATACTTCTTAGAAGACGACAGAGAAGATAG
- the LOC130051523 gene encoding heat shock 70 kDa protein 12A-like has protein sequence MTGSADSYRLIMNRHTTISGSTGKYDPTDACSPDNFMGGVVESGYTSVECLLWVGYRRTESVQDNDSQNDKHQPQQHIKELDDKMFDFLYVHLMLSYIPIRYFSSLTLYYELSNFTTVLKDLNFCYFPDFCILLIFQAGIPGENLTLAFESEVAAVYCRMLPKKSLVGLRGRDLLQSFNKGRKFMVLDLGGGTCDVSVMEVVNDGNIEHIRKATGGAWGGGKVNEEFTIFLNKIFGEDVVNQCWAENPSEYLEMVRAFEIKKRKVSKETTDEVPFKIPAELRMLLKLKTGFELEEVIRETKYNGKVIVKGDKILIDPNVFREFFKKTIDSIIKHMKEIFDENSGRHIATLLMVGGFTESPLVRDAVREAFPNMMIITPKEPSMAVLKGAVLYGQNPECICSRICKCTYGIRIARPFIDGIHREEYKVLVDGKYYCKNLFQVFFTVDEKTKIGQTFRYPIHNSYESEIRQDLRKEPKITEIYVSNDAHPLYVTDSNCTKHGQIIMEPPGGMWPEKFTGYVEMEIAGTEIVGRFVNKENGDTNMIYLDFLS, from the exons ATGACGGGTTCAGCTGATAGCTATCGCTTAATTATGAATAGGCATACCACCATTTCCGGTAGCACAGGCAAATATGACCCAACAGATGCATGCTCCCCAGACAATTTTATGGGTGGCGTTGTAGAAAGCGGATACACCTCGGTTGAGTGCCTCCTCTGGGTAGGCTATCGGCGTACGGAGTCCGTACAGGACAACGATAGCCAGAACGACAAACATCAACCACAGCAGCACATTAAGGAGCTAGATGATAAAATGTTTGACTTTCTCTACGTACATTTAATGTTAag CTATATACCCATTCGATACTTTAGCAGTTTGACTCTGTACTATGAACTATCTAATTTCACAACAGTTTTAAAAGACcttaatttttgttatttcccagatttttgtattttgttgatttttcagGCTGGAATTCCGGGCGAAAACCTCACTCTGGCTTTTGAGTCTGAAGTAGCTGCCGTGTACTGTCGAATGCTCCCAAAGAAGAGTCTAGTCGGTCTACGAGGACGAGATCTTTTACAGTCGTTTAACAAAGGAAGGAAATTCATGGTTCTTGATTTAGGAG gtgGCACGTGTGATGTCTCAGTGATGGAAGTCGTGAATGATGGAAACATCGAGCACATTCGTAAAGCAACGGGTGGGGCGTGGGGAGGCGGCAAAGTCAACGAGGAATTTACTATATTTCTCAATAAGATTTTTGGCGAAGACGTTGTTAATCAATGTTGGGCAGAAAATCCCTCGGAGTACTTGGAAATGGTTCGCGCTTTTGAGATAAAAAAGCGGAAAGTTTCAAAAGAAACAACAGATGAAGTCCCATTTAAGATCCCAGCAGAGCTACGGATGTTGCTGAAGTTAAAGACTGGGTTTGAATTGGAGGAGGTGATTCGCGAGACAAAATATAACGGCAAAGTTATTGTTAAAGGTGACAAAATTCTGATAGACCCTAACGTTTTCAGAGAGTTCTTTAAGAAAACCATCGACAGCATTATCAAACACATGAAGGAGATCTTCGATGAAAACTCCGGACGCCATATTGCTACATTATTAATGGTGGGGGGTTTCACCGAGTCACCTCTTGTTCGAGATGCTGTTCGTGAAGCGTTTCCCAACATGATGATCATCACTCCGAAAGAACCAAGTATGGCCGTGTTGAAAGGTGCTGTTCTCTATGGACAAAATCCCGAGTGTATTTGCTCAAGGATCTGTAAATGTACCTATGGAATACGAATTGCAAGACCGTTCATAGATGGCATCCACAGAGAAGAATACAAGGTATTGGTGGACGGGAAATATTACTGCAAAAACTTGTTTCAAGTCTTTTTCACAGTTGATGAGAAAACTAAAATTGGTCAGACATTCCGGTATCCGATTCATAATTCATATGAAAGTGAAATTCGACAGGACTTAAGGAAAGAACCAAAAATAACGGAAATTTATGTTAGTAATGACGCACATCCTCTCTACGTCACCGATTCTAACTGCACAAAACACGGACAGATCATCATGGAACCTCCCGGTGGAATGTGGCCAGAAAAATTTACTGGGTACGTGGAGATGGAGATCGCGGGAACTGAAATCGTTGGGAGGTTTGTCAACAAAGAAAATGGAGATACAAACATGATTTACTTAGATTTTCTTTCGTAA